In Helianthus annuus cultivar XRQ/B chromosome 3, HanXRQr2.0-SUNRISE, whole genome shotgun sequence, a single window of DNA contains:
- the LOC110930144 gene encoding TATA-binding protein-associated factor BTAF1 yields MAQQSSRLQRLLTLLETGSTQATRFTAARQIGEIAKLHPQDLSSLLHKVSQYLRSKNWDTRVAAAHAIGAIAGCFKHSSMTELFNLVEIKLKEACINCSVEDVVFWPTSHPKISASTSFQSFELTKVLEFGALLASGGQEFELANDFGNNPKERLAKQKQNLKRRLGMDVCEQFMDVNDMIRDEDLMMHKSNSTGSGVPPQFYLQRTGRNVQQFVVDVVPGYRPRRPSARERNLLKRKAKINSKDQTKGWSKDGEPDVSNTQELVSPKGVSSDLPTTNSLFQDAIPDEDTPDHEKDGTWPFHNIVEQLILDIFDPVWEVRHGSVMALREILTHQGGCAGVLGSDNISDGTLLTESEDKMKIDVKREREIDLNMQVGTDEREPDLKRQKSEDASFDPMHILVSTSTSTDANPDTNKLVVDTNSNLSAGQANGEVVVNSVKVESQSCMDIVSYPPTGATADVAQTTDNCDNKNLVEKVDVLDGLPQNSVLSNLIKRARSSSVKNTELLQDCGIRFLCVLSLDRFGDYVSDQVVAPVRETCAQALGAALKYMSPLLVHETLNVLLKMQRRPEWEIRHGSLLGIKYLVAVRQEMLPDLLGRVLPACKAGLEDPDDDVRAVAAEALIPTASAIVSLSGEMLHSIVMLLWDILLDLDDLSPSTSSVMNLLAEIYSQEEMISRMFSAQGMKGKQGFDLNEIVSTDLSRTVNSQENPYMLPTLAPRLWPFMRHSITSVRYSAIRTLERLLEAEYRRSLSESSSSFWPSFILVDTLGIVFQNLLLESNQEILQCSERVWRLLLECPVPDLEAAARSYMGSWIELVTTPYGSPLDTTKMFWPLALPRKSHFKAAAKMRAVKLENGLHPNAVSDSTEATLSHDRNGDPSMNSVKLIVGADSEMSVTNTRIITSTALGILASKLHEVSDQYVFDPLWKAISSLSGVQRQVASLVLISWFKEMKNKGLSGIKGLASNNYDTLKNWLLELLTCTDPSFPTKSSRLPYSELSRTYDKMRNEASQLVRVLETCGMHMPMDVENLTPDDAMAFISKLQLPSNDGAATEDSGGRNNFDDLESIKQRLLTTSGYLKCVQSNLHVTVSALVAAAVVWMSELPAKLNPIILPLMASVKREQEEVLQNMTAEALAELIYHCVNRKPGPNDKLIKNLCGLICMDPSETPQAGVLNSIEIIEEQDLLPFGSNSTNKTKPKVHMLGNEDRSKVEGFICRRGSEFALKHLCNKFGPSLFEKLPRLWDCLTEILKPTAPGDEGHISQITDSVKDPQVLINNIQVVRSIGSLLDETLRTQLMTLLPCIFNCVRHSHVAVRLAASRCITSMAKSMTVNIMGPIIENVIPMLGDMTSVNARQGAGMLMSLLVQGLGTDLVPYARLLVVPLLRCMSDCDHSVRRSVTHSFAALVPLLPLARGVAPPAGLSESLSRSTDDAEFLEQLVDNSHIDDYKVPTELKVTLRRYQQEGINWLAFLKRFNLHGILCDDMGLGKTLQASAIVASDIVERQASSTAENPPSLIICPSTLVGHWVYEIEKFIDASIITTLQYVGSSQERVTLRSQFHKYNVIVTSYDVIRKDIDQLRQLFWNYCILDEGHIIKNAKSKITGAVKQLNAQHRLILSGTPIQNNVLELWSLFDFLMPGFLGTERQFQAMYGKPLVAARDSKCSAKDAEAGILAMEALHKQVMPFLLRRTKDEVLTDLPEKIIQDRYCDLGPVQLKLYEQFSGSHVKHEISNMVQSNEAESGEGEGKDTSQTSSHVFQALQFLLKLCSHPLLVLGGKIQDSLPRLLPNIFATNSDVSSELHKLHHSPKLVALQEILEECGIGVDGTGSDGSVSVGQHRVLIFAQHKALLDIIEKDLFQVHMKNVTYLRLDGSVEPEKRFDIVKSFNSDPTIDVLLLTTHVGGLGLNLTSADTLVFMEHDWNPMRDLQAMDRAHRLGQRKVVNVHRLIMRGTLEEKVMSLQKFKVSVANAVINAENASLKTMNTDQLLDLFTPADTKKGASTSKSSENTDGLSKVPGGGKGLKAVLGGLEELWDQSQYTEEYNLSQFLAKLNA; encoded by the exons ATGGCACAGCAATCGTCGCGGCTTCAACGGCTACTGACTTTACTGGAGA CTGGCTCGACACAAGCCACAAGATTCACTGCAGCTCGCCAGATAGGGGAGATTGCAAAATTACATCCTCAGGACTTAAGCTCTCTGCTACATAAG GTATCGCAATATCTGCGTAGCAAAAACTGGGATACAAGAGTTGCAGCCGCTCATGCCATTGGAGCAATCGCTGGATGTTTCAAACATTCGTCCATGACAGAACTCTTTAATCTTGTTGAGATAAAGTTGAAGGAGGCTTGCATAAATTGTTCTGTTGAGGATGTTGTTTTTTGGCCAACATCTCATCCTAAAATAAGTGCAAGCACTTCATTCCAGAG CTTTGAACTCACTAAAGTGTTGGAATTTGGGGCTCTTTTGGCTTCTGGAGGACAG GAATTTGAACTTGCAAATGATTTTGGCAACAACCCTAAAGAAAGACTAGCCAAacaaaagcaaaacctaaaacgGCGGTTGG GGATGGATGTGTGTGAGCAGTTTATGGATGTAAACGATATGATCAGAGATGAAGATCTTATGATGCATAAATCAAATTCCACTGGGAGCGGTGTACCGCCTCAATTTTACCTACAAAGAACCGGGCGTAACGTCCAGCAGTTTGTTGTAGATGTGGTTCCCGGTTACAGACCAAGAAGGCCAAGTGCTCGTGAAAGAAATCTCTTAAAACGCAAAGCTAAAATTAATTCCAAAGACCAAACAAAAGGTTGGTCTAAAGATGGAGAACCTGACGTTTCGAACACTCAGGAATTGGTTTCTCCCAAAGGCGTTTCTTCAGATTTACCAACAACCAATTCG TTGTTTCAGGATGCTATTCCTGATGAAGACACCCCTGACCATGAAAAAGACGGAACCTGGCCTTTTCATAATATTGTTGAACAACTCATTCTTGATATTTTTGATCCTG TTTGGGAGGTTCGGCATGGCAGTGTCATGGCTTTAAGGGAAATCTTGACACATCAAGGTGGCTGTGCGGGGGTTCTAGGGTCAGACAACATCTCTGACGGCACGTTACTAACTGAATCAGAAGATAAAATGAAAATTGACGTGAAGAGAGAACGGGAAATTGATTTGAATATGCAAGTCGGGACAGATGAAAGGGAGCCAGACCTTAAAAGACAGAAATCTGAAGATGCATCATTTGATCCGATGCATATACTGGTCTCCACCTCCACCAGCACGGATGCCAACCCTGATACGAATAAATTGGTTGTAGATACCAATAGCAATCTGTCTGCTGGACAGGCAAATGGTGAAGTAGTTGTAAATTCTGTTAAAGTTGAGTCCCAATCATGTATGGACATTGTATCCTATCCACCTACTGGAGCTACTGCTGACGTGGCACAAACAACAGATAATTGTGATAATAAAAATTTGGTGGAGAAGGTGGATGTACTCGACGGCCTTCCACAAAATAGTGTGCTTAGCAATTTGATTAAGAGGGCTAGAAGCTCTTCGGTGAAAAACACAGAACTTCTTCAGGATTGTGGAATTCGATTCTTGTGTGTGCTCTCACTAGATCG TTTTGGGGACTATGTGTCtgatcaagttgttgctcccGTGCGTGAAACTTGTGCACAGGCATTAGGAGCAGCGCTCAAGTACATGTCACCGTTGTTAGTTCACGAGACACTAAATGTCTTGCTGAAAATGCAG CGTAGACCAGAATGGGAAATTCGCCATGGCAGTCTTTTGGGTATCAAATATTTGGTTGCCGTGCGTCAG GAGATGCTGCCGGATTTACTTGGTCGAGTTCTTCCCGCTTGTAAAGCTGGTCTTGAAGATCCTGACGATGATGTACGAGCAGTTGCTGCAGAGGCCTTAATTCCAACTGCATCTGCCATTGTTTCACTTAGTGGAGAAATGTTGCATTCTATTGTGATGCTACTATGGGATATCTTGCTAGATTTGGATGATTTGAGCCCGTCCACTAGCAG TGTGATGAATCTATTAGCGGAAATATATTCtcaggaagagatgatttctaGAATGTTCTCAGCCCAAGGAATGAAAGGAAAACAAGGGTTTGATCTGAATGAGATTGTTTCTACTGATCTTTCACGTACAGTTAATTCTCAAGAAAATCCCTACATGCTGCCAACATTAGCTCCAAGATTGTGGCCATTTATGAGACATAGTATCACATCTGTCCGTTATTCAGCCATTCGCACATTG GAGCGTCTGCTTGAAGCTGAATACAGAAGGAGTTTATCTGAATCTTCTAGCTCGTTTTGGCCTTCTTTTATACTGGTTGACACCCTCGGAATCGTGTTCCAGAATTTATTGCTTGAATCAAATCAAGAAATTTTACAGTGTTCAGAGAGGGTCTGGAGGTTGCTTCTTGAG TGCCCGGTCCCAGACTTAGAAGCTGCTGCTCGCTCATACATGGGATCTTGGATAGAGCTTGTAACTACTCCATACGGGTCACCATTGGATACTACCAAAATGTTTTGGCCTCTTGCACTACCGCGAAAAAGTCACTTTAAAGCTGCAGCAAAAATGAGAGCTGTGAAGCTTGAAAACGGCCTTCACCCCAATGCGGTCTCGGATTCTACAGAAGCTACACTTTCTCATGATAGAAATGGAGATCCTTCAATGAATTCTGTTAAGTTAATAGTAGGTGCAGATAGTGAAATGTCGGTTACAAATACTCGAATAATTACTTCAACAGCATTGGGAATTTTAGCATCCAAGTTGCATGAGGTTTCTGATCAGTATGTTTTTGATCCCTTATGGAAAGCTATTAGTTCTTTATCTGGAGTTCAGAGACAG GTGGCTTCATTGGTTCTGATATCTTGGTTTAAAGAGATGAAAAATAAAGGCCTTTCTGGAATTAAAGGACTCGCTTCTAACAACTATGATACCCTAAAGAACTGGTTGTTGGAGTTGCTAACATGCACTGATCCTTCATTTCCTACAAAAAGTTCACGTCTTCCTTATTCTGAACTTTCTAGAACCTATGATAAGATGCGAAACGAGGCATCTCAACTTGTTAGGGTTCTTGAAACATGTGGCATGCACATGCCCATGGATGTGGAGAATTTGACTCCTGATGATGCAATGGCATTTATATCAAAATTACAACTGCCAAGTAATGATGGTGCTGCTACTGAAGATTCAGGTGGTAGGAACAATTTTGACGATTTAGAGTCTATAAAGCAGAGACTTTTGACCACTTCAGGATACCTAAAATGTGTCCAG agCAATTTGCATGTTACTGTATCAGCCTTGGTTGCTGCAGCAGTTGTTTGGATGTCTGAGCTTCCTGCAAAGCTTAATCCAATAATTTTACCGCTAATGGCTTCAGTCAAGAGAGAACAG GAGGAAGTACTGCAAAACATGACAGCTGAGGCTCTTGCAGAGCTCATATATCATTGTGTTAATCGTAAACCCGGTCCTAATGACAAGTTAATTAAAAACCTTTGTGGTTTAATATGCATGGATCCTTCCGAGACTCCTCAAGCTGGAGTATTGAATTCGATAGAGATTATCGAAGAACAAGATCTTCTTCCATTCGGAAGCAATTCTACTAATAAAACAAAACCCAAAGTTCATATGCTCGGTAACGAAGACAGATCAAAAGTGGAGGGATTTATCTGCAGGAGAGGATCGGAATTCGCTTTAAAACATTTATGCAATAAGTTCGGTCCGTCATTGTTTGAAAAGCTTCCGAGGTTATGGGATTGCCTTACCGAAATACTAAAGCCAACGGCTCCGGGAGACGAAGGGCATATTAGTCAAATTACAGATTCTGTTAAAGACCCTCAAGTTTTGATAAATAACATACAAGTGGTCCGTTCTATCGGTTCTTTACTAGACGAGACATTAAGAACCCAACTTATGACGCTTCTCCCGTGCATTTTTAACTGTGTTCGACATTCTCATGTTGCTGTTAGATTAGCTGCTTCAAGGTGTATCACATCAATGGCAAAGTCAATGACAGTCAACATCATGGGGCCCATAATCGAAAACGTTATTCCAATGTTGGGTGATATGACATCTGTTAATGCTAGACAAGGAGCCGGGATGCTAATGAGTCTGCTGGTACAGGGACTCGGTACTGACCTCGTCCCGTATGCAAGGTTATTAGTTGTTCCGCTTTTAAGGTGTATGAGTGATTGCGATCATTCGGTTCGACGGAGTGTGACTCATAGCTTTGCTGCACTTGTACCTCTTTTACCCCTGGCCCGTGGGGTCGCCCCCCCAGCTGGTTTAAGTGAAAGTCTGTCGAGAAGTACCGATGATGCAGAGTTCTTGGAACAACTTGTTGATAATTCACATATTGATGATTATAAGGTCCCAACTGAGTTGAAAGTTACCCTTAGAAG GTATCAGCAGGAGGGTATAAACTGGTTGGCCTTTTTAAAGCGTTTTAACCTTCATGGAATTTTATGTGATGACATGGGCCTTGGTAAAACTCTACAAGCATCAGCAATTGTGGCATCTGACATTGTCGAGCGTCAGGCTTCAAGTACTGCAGAAAATCCTCCATCACTCATTATATGCCCGTCAACTCTTGTTGGACATTGGGTATATGAGATCGAAAAATTCATTGATGCATCTATCATAACTACGTTACAGTATGTCGGTTCGTCTCAAGAACGTGTTACACTCCGCTCACAGTTTCATAAATATAATGTCATTGTAACATCTTATGATGTGATTCGTAAAGATATTGATCAGTTGAGGCAGCTGTTTTGGAACTATTGTATTTTAGATGAAGGGCATATAATTAAGAATGCGAAATCTAAAATCACGGGTGCTGTGAAACAGCTGAATGCCCAGCATCGTCTTATATTAAGTGGAACGCCAATTCAG AATAACGTCTTGGAATTATGGTCTCTTTTTGACTTTCTGATGCCTGGATTTCTTGGAACCGAGAGACAA TTCCAAGCAATGTACGGGAAACCGCTAGTTGCAGCTCGCGATTCTAAATGTTCAGCCAAGGATGCTGAAGCGGGTATACTTGCGATGGAAGCACTGCACAAACAG GTTATGCCTTTCCTTCTACGCCGCACGAAAGATGAAGTTTTGACAGATTTGCCAGAGAAAATAATTCAAGATAGATACTGTGACTTGGGTCCGGTTCAATTAAAACTTTATGAACAGTTTTCGGGTTCACATGTAAAACATGAAATCTCGAATATGGTCCAATCAAATGAAGCAGAGTCAGGTGAAGGCGAAGGAAAAGATACATCCCAAACGTCTTCTCATGTCTTCCAG GCCCTTCAATTTTTACTAAAACTCTGTAGTCATCCTCTGCTCGTTCTCGGTGGCAAAATTCAAGATTCGCTTCCCCGACTTTTGCCCAATATTTTTGCAACAAATTCCGACGTTAGTTCAGAACTCCATAAACTGCACCACTCTCCAAAGTTGGTTGCGCTTCAGGAAATTTTGGAAGAGTGCGGGATAGGTGTTGACGGCACGGGTTCTGATGGTTCTGTTAGTGTTGGGCAGCACCGGGTTCTGATATTTGCACAACATAAG GCATTGCTGGACATTATCGAGAAAGACCTGTTTCAGGTCCATATGAAAAA TGTTACATACTTGCGGTTGGACGGATCAGTTGAACCCGAAAAGCGATTTGACATTGTTAAGTCTTTCAATTCGGACCCTACTATCGATGTTTTGCTCCTGACAACACATG TTGGTGGTCTTGGTCTAAATTTAACTTCGGCTGATACCCTAGTTTTCATGGAGCATGATTGGAATCCAATGCGGGACCTTCAG GCAATGGATAGAGCACACAGATTGGGCCAACGGAAGGTTGTTAACGTCCATCGTCTCATAATGAGAGGGACGTTGGAAGAGAAAGTGATGAGCCTCCAGAAGTTCAAAGTTTCAGTTGCTAATGCCGTCATTAACGCAGAAAACGCTAGTCTCAAGACAATGAACACCGATCAATTACTTGATCTATTCACTCCAGCAGACACTAAAAAG GGTGCATCCACTTCAAAGAGCTCTGAAAACACTGATGGATTATCGAAGGTGCCAGGTGGCGGTAAAGGGCTAAAAGCCGTTCTTGGTGGGCTCGAGGAGCTTTGGGATCAATCACAGTACACTGAAGAGTATAACCTGAGCCAGTTTTTAGCCAAGCTGAATGCTTGA